A window from Rhea pennata isolate bPtePen1 chromosome 1, bPtePen1.pri, whole genome shotgun sequence encodes these proteins:
- the FAM162A gene encoding protein FAM162A, whose translation MWGRADRAVKVLGRNVPSILQMARGRDLKIQRRLSSKPQEESQLQPRSRSTLRVPGHKPTDWEKRFLLWAGHFKKAEDIPETVSIETIRAAKTTLRVKFSYVMIALTILGCIIMVIRGKQAVKRHESLTSINMEKKAQWREEAAQSTSAKP comes from the exons atgTGGGGCCGCGCCG ACCGGGCTGTTAAAGTGCTGGGAAGAAATGTTCCCTCAATTCTGCAGATGGCTAGAGGAAGGGATCTGAAGATACAGAGAAGGCTTTCCAGCAAGCCCCAGGAAGAGAGTCAGCTTCAGCCACGAA GCAGATCTACTTTAAGGGTACCTGGACACAAGCCTACAGACTGGGAGAAAAGGTTTTTGCTGTGGGCAGGCCATTTCAAAAAAGCCGAGGATATACCAGAGACTGTCTC gATTGAAACAATCAGAGCAGCAAAGACTACACTGCGTGTGAAGTTCAGCTATGTAATGATTGCCTTGACAATACTGGGCTGCATAATCATGGTGATTAGAGGGAAGCAG GCTGTGAAAAGGCATGAATCTCTTACAAGCATAAACATGGAGAAGAAAGCTCAATGGAGAGAGGAGGCTGCTCAGAGTACATCTGCTAAACCctag